One window of the Drosophila teissieri strain GT53w unplaced genomic scaffold, Prin_Dtei_1.1 Segkk83_quiver_pilon_scaf, whole genome shotgun sequence genome contains the following:
- the LOC122625822 gene encoding histone H2A, which produces MSGRGKGGKVKGKAKSRSNRAGLQFPVGRIHRLLRKGNYAERVGAGAPVYLAAVMEYLAAEVLELAGNAARDNKKTRIIPRHLQLAIRNDEELNKLLSGVTIAQGGVLPNIQAVLLPKKTEKKA; this is translated from the coding sequence ATGTCTGGACGTGGAAAAGGTGGCAAAGTGAAGGGAAAGGCAAAGTCCCGCTCCAACCGTGCCGGTCTTCAATTCCCTGTGGGCCGTATTCACCGTCTGCTCCGGAAGGGCAACTACGCCGAGCGTGTTGGTGCAGGCGCTCCAGTTTACCTAGCAGCCGTAATGGAATATCTGGCCGCTGAAGTTCTCGAGTTGGCAGGCAATGCTGCTCGTGACAACAAGAAGACTAGAATTATTCCGCGTCATTTACAGCTGGCCATCCGCAACGACGAGGAGTTAAACAAGCTGCTCTCCGGCGTCACTATTGCCCAAGGTGGAGTGTTGCCTAATATTCAGGCTGTTCTGTTGCCCAAGAAGACCGAGAAGAAGGCTTAA
- the LOC122625825 gene encoding histone H2B, whose product MPPKTSGKAAKKAGKAQKNITKTDKKKKRKRKESYAIYIYKVLKQVHPDTGISSKAMSIMNSFVNDIFERIAAEASRLAHYNKRSTITSREIQTAVRLLLPGELAKHAVSEGTKAVTKYTSSK is encoded by the coding sequence ATGCCGCCGAAAACTAGTGGAAAGGCAGCCAAGAAGGCTGGCAAGGCTCAGAAGAACATCACCAAGAccgacaagaaaaagaagcgcaaGAGGAAGGAGAGCTATGCCATCTACATTTACAAGGTTCTCAAGCAGGTCCATCCTGACACCGGAATTTCATCTAAGGCGATGAGCATAATGAACAGCTTTGTAAATGATATTTTCGAGCGCATTGCTGCCGAGGCGTCTCGTCTGGCTCACTACAACAAGCGCTCGACCATCACCAGTCGAGAAATTCAAACGGCTGTTCGCCTGCTTCTGCCGGGAGAGTTGGCCAAGCATGCTGTCAGTGAGGGAACCAAGGCTGTCACCAAGTACACCAGCTCCAAATAA
- the LOC122625818 gene encoding histone H1 yields MSDSAVATSASPVAAPSATVEKKVAQKKASGSTGTKAKKATATPSHPPTQQMVDASIKNLKERGGSSLLAIKKYITATYKCDAQKLAPFIKKYLKSAVVNGKLIQTKGKGASGSFKLSASAKKDKDPKAKSRVLSAEKKVESKKVASKKTGASSKKTAAGAADKKPKVKKAVATKKTAEKKKTEKAKAKDAKKTGIVKSKPAATKAKATAAKSKAAAAKAPKAKPAASAKPKKTAKKAAVSATAKKPKAKTTAAKK; encoded by the coding sequence ATGTCTGATTCTGCAGTTGCAACGTCCGCTTCTCCAGTGGCTGCCCCATCCGCGACAGTTGAGAAAAAGgtggcccaaaaaaaggcATCTGGATCTACCGGCACAAAGGCAAAGAAAGCCACTGCGACGCCGTCACATCCGCCAACTCAGCAAATGGTGGACGCTtcgattaaaaatttaaaggaaCGTGGCGGCTCATCACttctggcaataaaaaaatatattactgcCACTTATAAATGCGACGCCCAAAAGTTAGCTCCATTCATCAAGAAGTACCTAAAATCGGCCGTGGTCAATGGAAAGCTTATCCAAACAAAGGGAAAGGGTGCATCTGGATCATTTAAACTTTCGGCCTCCGCCAAGAAGGATAAGGATCCGAAGGCGAAGTCGAGGGTTTTGTCTGCTGAGaagaaagtggaaagcaaGAAGGTAGCATCCAAGAAGACTGGTGCCTCCTCCAAAAAAACGGCCGCTGGGGCTGCTGACAAAAAGCCCAAGGTTAAGAAGGCTGTGGCCACCAAAAAGACTGCCGAGAAGAAGAAAACCGAGAAGGCAAAAGCCAAGGATGCCAAGAAAACTGGAATCGTAAAGTCGAAGCCCGCCGCAACAAAGGCGAAAGCGACCGCAGCGAAGTCGAAggctgcagcagccaaagccCCAAAGGCAAAGCCAGCGGCGTCTGCCAAACCCAAAAAGACTGCGAAGAAAGCAGCGGTTTCTGCTACTGCCAAGAAGCCGAAAGCAAAGACAACGGCTGCCAAGAAGTAA
- the LOC122625820 gene encoding histone H3 yields the protein MARTKQTARKSTGGKAPRKQLATKAARKSAPATGGVKKPHRYRPGTVALREIRRYQKSTELLIRKLPFQRLVREIAQDFKTDLRFQSSAVMALQEASEAYLVGLFEDTNLCAIHAKRVTIMPKDIQLARRIRGERA from the coding sequence ATGGCTCGTACCAAGCAAACTGCACGCAAATCGACTGGTGGAAAGGCTCCACGCAAACAACTGGCTACTAAGGCCGCTCGCAAGAGCGCCCCTGCGACCGGAGGTGTGAAGAAGCCTCACCGCTATCGCCCTGGAACAGTGGCCTTGCGTGAGATCCGTCGCTACCAAAAGAGCACCGAGCTTCTGATCCGCAAACTGCCTTTCCAGCGTCTGGTGCGTGAAATCGCTCAGGACTTTAAGACTGACTTGCGATTCCAGAGCTCGGCGGTTATGGCCCTGCAGGAAGCTAGCGAAGCCTATCTGGTTGGTCTCTTTGAAGATACCAACTTGTGTGCCATTCATGCTAAACGTGTCACCATTATGCCCAAGGACATTCAATTAGCGCGACGCATCCGCGGCGAGCGTGCTTAA